Proteins from a genomic interval of Erwinia sp. SLM-02:
- a CDS encoding metal ABC transporter permease: protein MNLTELLLSPFEFDFMQNALAISLLVAIPCALLSCFMVLKGWSLMGDAMSHAVFPGVVLAYIIGIPVAIGAFVAGLFCALATGFVAENSRIKRDTVMGIIFSGMFALGLILYLSIESDVHLDHILFGDMLGIGLSDMLQTGGIAALIALIVLVKWKDLLLHAFDPHQAKACGINTSLLHYGLLCMIAMTIVATLSAVGIILSIALLIAPGAIALLLMRRFSSVLIFAVLLSMAVCFLGTWLSFFLDSAPAPTIVVLFSLIFIVAFVWSSLRARAVMA, encoded by the coding sequence ATGAACCTGACCGAACTGCTGCTCAGCCCGTTTGAATTTGATTTTATGCAGAACGCGCTGGCAATCTCGCTGCTGGTGGCGATCCCCTGCGCCCTGCTCTCCTGCTTTATGGTGCTGAAAGGCTGGTCGCTGATGGGCGATGCGATGAGCCACGCGGTGTTTCCCGGCGTGGTGCTGGCCTACATCATCGGTATTCCGGTGGCGATCGGCGCGTTCGTCGCCGGGCTGTTCTGCGCGCTGGCCACCGGCTTCGTGGCGGAGAACAGCCGCATCAAGCGCGATACGGTGATGGGGATTATCTTCTCCGGGATGTTTGCCCTCGGGCTGATCCTCTATCTGTCCATTGAGTCGGACGTGCATCTCGACCATATTCTGTTCGGCGATATGCTGGGGATTGGGCTGTCGGATATGCTGCAGACCGGCGGGATTGCCGCGCTGATTGCGCTGATTGTGCTGGTGAAGTGGAAGGATTTACTGCTGCACGCCTTCGATCCGCATCAGGCAAAGGCCTGCGGGATTAACACCTCGCTGCTGCACTACGGCCTGCTGTGCATGATCGCCATGACCATCGTGGCCACGCTGTCGGCGGTGGGGATTATTCTGTCGATTGCGCTGCTGATTGCCCCGGGGGCGATTGCCCTGCTGCTGATGCGCCGCTTCTCGTCGGTGCTGATTTTCGCCGTGCTGCTGTCAATGGCGGTCTGCTTCCTCGGCACCTGGCTGTCGTTCTTCCTCGACAGCGCGCCCGCGCCGACGATCGTGGTGCTGTTCAGTCTGATCTTTATCGTGGCGTTTGTCTGGTCCAGCCTGCGCGCCCGCGCGGTAATGGCCTAG
- the sitC gene encoding iron/manganese ABC transporter permease subunit SitC, with amino-acid sequence MGWLAEPFHYEYMLNAMWVSALVGGVCAFLSCYLMLKGWSLIGDALSHSIVPGVAGAYMLGLPFALGAFFSGGLAAAGMLFLNQRTRLKEDAIIGLIFSSFFGLGLFMVSLNPTSVNIQTIVMGNILAIAPGDILQLAIIGLTSLAILLIKWKDLMVTFFDENHARSIGLNPARLKLLFFTLLSASTVAALQTVGAFLVICLVVTPGATAYLLTDRFPRLLMIAVAIGSITSFFGAWLSYYLDGATGGIIVVAQTVIFLLAFIWAPKHGMLARRRLARRTQEAQP; translated from the coding sequence ATGGGCTGGCTGGCGGAACCGTTCCACTATGAGTATATGCTCAACGCGATGTGGGTCTCCGCGCTGGTCGGCGGCGTGTGTGCGTTTCTCTCCTGCTATCTGATGCTGAAAGGCTGGTCGCTGATTGGCGATGCGCTTTCCCACTCCATCGTTCCCGGCGTGGCCGGCGCCTATATGCTCGGCCTGCCGTTTGCCCTCGGCGCGTTCTTTTCCGGCGGACTGGCCGCGGCCGGGATGCTGTTTCTTAACCAGCGCACCCGGCTGAAGGAGGACGCGATCATCGGCCTGATCTTCTCCTCATTCTTCGGCCTCGGGCTGTTTATGGTGTCGCTGAATCCCACCTCGGTGAATATTCAGACCATCGTGATGGGCAATATTCTGGCGATTGCGCCCGGTGATATTCTGCAGCTGGCGATCATCGGCCTGACTTCGCTGGCGATCCTGCTGATCAAGTGGAAAGACCTGATGGTGACCTTTTTTGACGAGAACCACGCCCGCTCGATTGGCCTGAACCCTGCCCGGTTGAAGCTGCTGTTCTTCACCCTGCTTTCCGCCTCGACCGTGGCCGCCCTGCAGACCGTCGGCGCGTTTCTGGTGATCTGCCTGGTGGTAACGCCCGGTGCCACCGCCTATCTGCTGACCGACCGCTTCCCACGGCTGCTGATGATTGCGGTGGCGATTGGCAGCATCACCAGCTTTTTCGGGGCCTGGCTTAGCTACTATCTGGACGGCGCAACCGGCGGCATTATTGTGGTTGCCCAGACGGTTATCTTCCTGCTGGCGTTTATCTGGGCCCCTAAACACGGGATGCTGGCGCGCCGCCGCCTGGCCCGACGGACGCAGGAGGCACAGCCATGA
- a CDS encoding manganese/iron ABC transporter ATP-binding protein encodes MTLSALQQPGGIHVSDVTVTYRNGHTALRNTTLDIPTASIAALVGINGSGKSTLFKAIMGFVPLSSGSITLLGRPGSQALKQNLVSYVPQAEDVDWSFPVLVEDVVMMGRYGHMGMLRIARQQDRDIVADALARVGMSDYRRRQIGELSGGQKKRVFLARAIAQRGRVILLDEPFTGVDVNTERQIISLLHELRDEGRTLLVSTHNLASVSEYCDHTVIIKGTVLACGTTATTFTRENLENAFSGALRDIVWENP; translated from the coding sequence ATGACACTCAGTGCCCTTCAGCAGCCCGGCGGCATCCACGTCAGCGATGTCACCGTGACCTATCGCAACGGCCACACCGCGCTGCGCAACACCACGCTCGATATCCCTACCGCCAGCATCGCCGCGCTGGTGGGGATTAACGGCTCCGGCAAGTCAACGCTGTTTAAGGCGATTATGGGGTTTGTGCCGCTCTCCTCCGGCAGCATCACCCTGCTTGGCCGCCCCGGCAGCCAGGCGCTGAAGCAGAACCTGGTGTCCTACGTGCCGCAGGCGGAAGACGTGGACTGGTCGTTTCCGGTGCTGGTGGAAGATGTGGTGATGATGGGGCGCTACGGCCATATGGGCATGCTGCGCATCGCCCGCCAGCAGGATCGCGATATCGTCGCCGATGCGCTGGCGCGGGTGGGGATGTCCGACTATCGCCGCCGGCAGATCGGTGAGCTTTCCGGCGGCCAGAAGAAGCGGGTGTTCCTGGCCCGCGCCATCGCCCAGCGCGGCCGGGTGATCCTGCTGGATGAGCCGTTTACCGGGGTGGATGTGAATACCGAGCGGCAGATTATCAGCCTGCTGCACGAGCTGCGCGATGAGGGGCGCACCCTGCTGGTGTCGACGCACAATCTGGCGTCGGTCAGCGAGTACTGCGATCACACGGTGATTATTAAGGGTACGGTGCTGGCCTGCGGCACCACCGCCACCACCTTCACCCGCGAGAATCTGGAGAATGCCTTCAGCGGCGCGCTGCGCGATATCGTCTGGGAGAATCCGTAA
- a CDS encoding metal ABC transporter substrate-binding protein — translation MPRLNWFKGLCCVALLAALPLTPASAAEKFRVITTFTVIADMAQNVAGDAAEVASITKPGAEIHEYQPTPGDIKRAQGAQLILANGLNLERWFSRFYRHLKGVPEVVVSAGVEPMGISEGPYSGKPNPHAWMSAKNALIYVDNIRDALVKYDPANAATYQRNAERYKQQISATVAPAQQALAQIPEDKRWLVSSEGAFSYLTRDYGLKELYLWPINADQQGTPQQVRRVIDQVKQHQIPAVFSESTISDKAARQVARETGSHYGGVLYVDSLSQQDGPVPTYLDLLRVTSETIVRGIQQGLAK, via the coding sequence ATGCCTCGTCTGAACTGGTTTAAAGGATTGTGCTGCGTTGCCCTGCTGGCGGCGCTGCCGCTAACGCCCGCCTCTGCGGCAGAAAAATTCCGGGTGATCACCACCTTTACGGTGATTGCCGATATGGCACAGAACGTGGCGGGAGACGCCGCCGAGGTGGCCTCGATCACCAAGCCCGGCGCGGAGATCCATGAGTATCAACCGACTCCCGGCGACATCAAACGCGCACAGGGGGCACAGCTGATCCTCGCCAACGGCCTGAATCTGGAACGCTGGTTCAGCCGCTTCTATCGCCATCTGAAAGGGGTGCCGGAAGTGGTGGTCTCCGCCGGCGTGGAGCCGATGGGCATCAGCGAAGGGCCTTACAGCGGTAAACCGAACCCGCACGCGTGGATGTCGGCGAAAAACGCGCTGATCTACGTCGATAATATTCGCGATGCGCTGGTGAAATACGACCCGGCCAATGCCGCCACCTACCAGCGCAACGCCGAGCGCTACAAACAGCAGATCAGCGCCACCGTGGCCCCGGCCCAGCAGGCGCTGGCGCAGATCCCGGAAGACAAACGCTGGCTGGTGAGCAGCGAAGGTGCGTTCTCCTATCTGACCCGCGACTACGGCCTGAAGGAGCTGTATCTGTGGCCGATTAACGCCGATCAGCAGGGTACGCCGCAGCAGGTGCGCCGGGTGATTGACCAGGTGAAACAGCATCAGATCCCGGCGGTCTTCAGCGAAAGCACCATTTCCGACAAGGCCGCGCGCCAGGTTGCGCGTGAAACCGGCAGCCACTACGGCGGCGTGCTCTACGTTGACTCACTCAGCCAGCAGGACGGCCCGGTGCCGACCTATCTGGACTTACTGCGGGTGACCAGCGAGACCATCGTGCGCGGTATCCAGCAGGGGTTAGCAAAATGA
- a CDS encoding PAS domain-containing protein codes for MSQTLNSQQLLSALDKVMVISTTDLQGTITYVNDLFCQLTGYSREELLGQPHSIVRHPSVPKATYKDMWDTIKAGNIWTGIIPNVGKGGGLYVVDTTVQPLYDEQGAITSYISIRRVINDLMTDFEAVEFSKEQFDEFYDN; via the coding sequence ATGAGCCAGACTCTCAATTCCCAACAGCTGCTGTCCGCCCTTGATAAAGTGATGGTGATTTCCACCACCGACCTGCAGGGCACCATCACCTACGTTAACGATCTGTTCTGCCAGCTGACCGGCTACAGCCGCGAAGAGCTGCTGGGCCAGCCGCATAGCATCGTGCGCCACCCGTCGGTGCCGAAAGCCACCTATAAAGACATGTGGGACACCATCAAAGCGGGCAACATCTGGACCGGCATCATCCCGAACGTCGGCAAAGGCGGCGGTCTGTATGTGGTGGATACCACCGTGCAACCGCTGTATGACGAGCAGGGTGCTATCACGTCCTACATCAGCATCCGCCGGGTGATTAACGACCTGATGACCGATTTTGAAGCGGTGGAGTTCTCCAAAGAACAGTTCGACGAATTCTACGATAACTAA